In a single window of the Esox lucius isolate fEsoLuc1 chromosome 22, fEsoLuc1.pri, whole genome shotgun sequence genome:
- the LOC105019683 gene encoding parathyroid hormone 2 receptor-like, translating into MIFLSKFVKVVLCWNVFYVHAYSLVHPEVGLTAQEQMYLLYDVKVECHQNISTHNPADDLCPPGWDGLICWPQGSPGVLTKVPCPLYIYDFNHQGHAYRKCDMNGSWVSVEGFNRTWANYSDCLRFLLPGQEEEKQEFFDRLYVIYAVGYALSFISLLGAIIIIVYFRRLHCTRNYIHMHLFVSFMLRAVSIFVTDKVVHTNVSLQEFDTALMDNYKTISAMPLDNFQFVGCKITVLLFIYFLATNYYWILVEGLYLHSLIFMAFYSDAKYLWGFTLIGWGVPALFVATWAVVRATLADARCWELSAGNIKWIYQVPILIAIGLNFIFFVNIVRVLATKLRETNAGRYDSRKQCRKLAKSTLVLVLVFGVHYIVFVGMPHSLKGVGWEVRMYCELFLNSFQGFFVSIIYCYCNGEVQAEIKKTWTRWNLVFDWKGPVPCANYRFSSMLTNLHQSTSSQPQPLVVVSGTSALFSSRMYRSSQARPTDNRNHTNLPGYVLSNSELDSLPPSIPEEPDEKAKQVDDISLRESLTAVNTTSLCKDVEDALYGKM; encoded by the exons GTCCACCCAGAGGTCGGCCTCACAGCACAGGAGCAGATGTATCTACTGTATGATGTCAAAGTTGAGTGTCATCAAAACATCTCTACACACAACCCTGCTG ATGACCTTTGTCCCCCTGGCTGGGATGGTCTAATCTGTTGGCCACAGGGATCACCTGGAGTGCTCACCAAGGTCCCCTGCCCCCTCTACATCTATGACTTCAACCATCAAG GTCATGCGTACAGGAAGTGTGACATGAACGGTTCCTGGGTTTCTGTGGAGGGGTTTAACCGAACGTGGGCCAATTACTCAGACTGCTTGAGATTCCTCCTACCTGGTCAAGAGGAGGAAAAA CAGGAATTCTTCGACCGGCTGTATGTCATATACGCCGTTGGATATGCCCTGTCCTTCATATCTCTTCTTGGTGCCATTATCATCATTGTATACTTCAG ACGCCTTCACTGCACTAGGAACTACATCCACATGCACCTGTTTGTGTCCTTCATGCTGCGGGCTGTCAGCATCTTCGTCACGGACAAGGTGGTCCACACAAATGTCAGTTTGCAGGAGTTCGACACAGCACTCATGGACAACTACAAGACCATCTCTGCCATGCCCCTTGACAACTTCCAGTTT GTAGGATGCAAGATCACTGTGCTGCTCTTTATTTACTTCCTGGCAACCAACTACTACTGGATCCTAGTGGAGGGATTGTACCTCCACAGCCTCATCTTCATGGCCTTCTACTCTGACGCCAAATACCTGTGGGGCTTCACTCTAATTGGATGGG GTGTCCCTGCTCTCTTTGTTGCTACCTGGGCTGTTGTCCGGGCAACCCTGGCTGATGCACG ATGCTGGGAGTTAAGTGCGGGTAACATTAAATGGATCTATCAAGTTCCCATTCTTATAGCCATTGGT ctcAACTTTATCTTCTTTGTGAATATTGTGCGAGTGCTGGCCACAAAATTGAGAGAGACAAATGCTGGAAGATATGACTCTCGGAAGCAATGCAG GAAACTGGCTAAGTCCACTCTAGTGCTGGTGCTGGTATTTGGAGTCCACTACATTGTTTTTGTCGGCATGCCACACTCATTGAAAGGGGTCGGATGGGAGGTCCGAATGTACTGTGAGCTCTTTCTCAACTCTTTCCAG GGTTTCTTTGTCTCCATTATCTACTGCTACTGCAATGGAGAG GTCCAAGCAGAGATCAAAAAGACCTGGACACGCTGGAACCTAGTGTTTGACTGGAAGGGCCCGGTGCCATGTGCCAACTACCGTTTCAGCTCGATGCTCACAAACCTCCACCAGAGCACCAGCAGCCAGCCACAACCACTGGTTGTGGTTTCGGGCACTTCTGCGCTCTTCTCCAGCCGCATGTACCGCAGCAGCCAAGCCAGGCCCACCGATAACCGAAACCACACAAACCTGCCCGGCTATGTGTTGAGCAACTCTGAGTTGGACAGCCTGCCCCCATCCATCCCAGAGGAGCCCGACGAGAAAGCAAAGCAAGTGGACGACATATCCCTCAGAGAGTCCTTAACTGCGGTGAACACCACCAGTTTATGTAAGGACGTGGAGGATGCACTGTACGGAAAAATGTAA